A single region of the Cucumis melo cultivar AY chromosome 3, USDA_Cmelo_AY_1.0, whole genome shotgun sequence genome encodes:
- the LOC103487735 gene encoding uncharacterized protein LOC103487735 isoform X4, which yields MYLKSAFVGYDDSWFLSIDASIVDDHSTDPNTGSVARNNHSEQLPNYDAQKLQDIVAQQYVNEEAPTDIYFDSCHSSKRDLMIKKAEVTHSVKNRSKHQLSRTRNDCEGFNETLESLPAVKQNHKSKKNKTILINGHKFANHTSDDNDQNPLPQVVGSSEKSREYAHNEVSDHPMMESKANVDEPGQISSSNTSDESESKNGRKLKYNLPDEAEIDGKNDKSKYPMDNTAFKVAAQAGSIAEKIRKTEMTIRVMNGVEENRDLVSESSKATSTSEYLPDKKQTPQVVIGSLSTEPYAHLLKTASSGVKKREKKSKFKLSGCPNQVVGLISSRVGDQQDASRESDIATVPSRDIEETSIPNLLETYARERQYESIDKTAESYAPPPVGESCMFLFKHYFSIIYGDKNNIELPNVQSIMDASDKPVVLGGMVDSEDLAFKSKDLADLQKSIGTSEDANNVQRNHLTCKTGKFVAILEERDSLEIADAKASMVENCPSSSWDGTDADANTKAMKISELVHLKGTAENVKHGKKKKIKKSRKSAEERQINLVTAGARDSAQDISTEIQSFTVGDNSCSKAEIGERNVSLRKGENTTNSTNTSILPDVRNINLDKPNISKVEPLLQTSKTQAVAKDMDGQVGKKTKKRPVASMKSTPDFQAESIGNEDSFSSKRNEREVKPCKKSKTVRSSPNPSHISEGYEERYIEANRFSNTTKDGNSDKVDDVEVPSESNKVGIEENADRFQHESVKLQVDNLSREKSVNTLLKAKRKKKDPSASSATSLSMQNAQKSNENTENEGHCLTSNSSALKLHGSSSKDKCDAMLHVDNKLKKISRGGVKSSTSNEHKQKTSDSNQAARVREKVVDSSRDSTEMHSETSSLPKTKPKMKRSANMVNHDQKRKGRQSTGIGRPEDGRKSSQTGKKDVTQSQGRNMLLTPGGIFKDASSDSSEDEAGIVDSDASTRSPDNSQISDFSDGESNGSIDLERTNIPRNRRKNDPSSPENLTLDTILRSSSRYKKAKITASQLQQDDTESQPVDFVPDSQTNT from the exons ATGTATTTGAAAAGTGCATTTGTTGGCTACGACGACAGTTGGTTTCTTTCTATTGATGCTTCTATTGTTGATGATCACTCAACTGACCCTAATACTGGCAGTGTTGCTAGAAATAATCATAGTGAACAGTTACCTAACTATGATGCTCAAAAATTGCAAGACATTGTGGCTCAACAATATGTCAATGAGGAAGCCCCTACTGATATCTATTTTGATTCATGTCATTCTAGTAAAAGAGATTTAATGATCAAGAAGGCAGAAGTTACACATTCTGTCAAAAATCGCAGCAAACATCAATTGAGCAGGACGAGGAATGACTGTGAAGGCTTCAATGAAACATTGGAATCTCTGCCGGCTGTGAAGCAGAATCATAAaagtaagaaaaacaaaacaatattGATTAATGGACACAAATTTGCTAATCATACCAGTGATGATAATGATCAAAATCCTTTGCCGCAAGTCGTTGGATCTAGTGAAAAATCCAGGGAATATGCACATAATGAAGTTTCCGATCATCCAATGATGGAAAGCAAAGCCAATGTAGATGAACCTGGTCAGATTTCATCTTCTAATACAAGCGATGAATCTGAATCTAAAAATGGAAGGAAGCTAAAGTATAATTTACCTGATGAAGCTGAAATTGATGGCAAAAATGATAAATCCAAATATCCGATGGACAATACTGCATTCAAAGTAGCTGCACAGGCTGGGTCCATTGCGGAAAAAATCCGTAAGACTGAAATGACAATTAGAGTAATGAATGGGGTGGAAGAAAACAGGGATCTGGTTTCTGAATCTAGTAAAGCGACATCTACTTCCGAGTACTTGCcagataagaaacaaactccaCAAGTTGTCATAGGTAGTTTGTCTACTGAACCTTACGCTCACTTGCTCAAGACTGCTTCAAGTGGTGTGAAGAAGAGGGAAAAGAAAAGCAAATTTAAGTTGTCAGGTTGTCCAAATCAGGTTGTTGGTTTGATTTCATCTAGAGTAGGGGATCAACAGGATGCAAGTCGAGAATCTGATATAGCAACTGTCCCCAGTCGAGATATTGAGGAGACATCAATTCCCAACCTCCTTGAAACATATGCAAGGGAAAGACAGTATGAATCTATCGATAAAACTGCAGAAAGTTACGCACCGCCCCCGGTTGGAGAGTCCTGTATGTTTCTCTTCAAGCATTATTTTAGCATAATTT ATGGTGATAAGAACAACATTGAACTTCCTAATGTCCAAAGTATAATGGATGCATCTGATAAACCTGTTGTGTTAGGAGGAATGGTAGATTCAGAGGATCTTGCCTTTAAAAGCAAGGACCTCGCTGATCTCCAGAAAAGTATTGGTACTTCGGAGGATGCCAATAATGTTCAAAGGAATCATCTTACGTGCAAAACTGGAAAGTTTGTTGCAATTCTAGAGGAAAGAGATTCCTTGGAGATTGCTGATGCAAAAGCCTCAATGGTAGAGAACTGCCCCTCATCAAGCTGGGATGGTACTGATGCAGACGCTAACACTAAAGCTATGAAAATTTCTGAATTAGTTCATTTAAAGGGAACTGCTGAAAACGTCAAGCATggtaagaaaaagaagattaaaaaaTCTAGGAAGTCAGCAGAAGAAAGGCAGATTAATTTAGTCACAGCAGGTGCTAGAGATTCCGCACAAGACATTTCAACTGAGATACAAAGTTTTACTGTAGGTGATAATTCCTGTAGTAAAGCCGAGATTGGAGAAAGGAACGTTTCTCTAAGGAAAGGAGAAAACACAACTAACTCAACTAATACTTCTATATTGCCTGATGTTAGGAACATAAATTTAGATAAACCAAATATAAGTAAGGTGGAACCTTTACTGCAAACCAGCAAAACTCAAGCAGTAGCAAAAGACATGGATGGGCAGGTGGGAAAGAAAACTAAGAAGAGACCTGTGGCTTCAATGAAAAGTACACCTGACTTTCAGGCAGAAAGTATTGGTAATGAGGATTCATTCTCTTCAAAGAGAAATGAGAGGGAAGTAAAACCTTGCAAGAAATCTAAGACAGTTAGGTCCTCCCCAAATCCATCTCACATTTCTGAAGGCTATGAAGAGAGGTATATAGAAGCAAATAGATTTAGCAACACCACTAAAGATGGTAATTCTGATAAGGTCGATGATGTTGAAGTTCCTTCTGAAAGCAATAAAGTTGGCATTGAGGAAAATGCTGACAGATTCCAACACGAGTCTGTTAAATTGCAGGTTGACAATTTGAGTAGGGAGAAAAGTGTGAATACTTTGCTCAAagctaaaagaaaaaagaaggatCCAAGTGCATCTTCTGCGACCTCCTTAAGCATGCAGAACGCACAGAAGTCAAATGAAAACACAGAGAATGAGGGACATTGTCTAACTAGCAACTCTAGCGCTCTCAAACTTCATGGATCTTCGTCAAAGGATAAATGTGATGCAATGCTTCATGTTGACAATAAGCTAAAGAAAATTTCAAGAGGTGGGGTAAAATCCTCGACTTCTAATGAGCACAAACAGAAAACTTCCGACTCTAATCAAGCAGCTAGGGTGAGGGAAAAAGTTGTTGATTCTTCTCGAGACAGTACTGAGATGCACAGTGAAACTTCTTCTTTaccaaaaacaaaaccaaagaTGAAAAGGTCAGCAAATATGGTTAACCATGATCAAAAGCGTAAGGGGCGTCAATCTACTGGGATTGGTCGTCCTGAGGATGGAAGAAAATCTTCTCAGACTGGAAAGAAAGATGTTACTCAATCACAGGGAAGGAACATGTTGCTTACACCAGGTGGCATATTTAAGGATGCTAGCAGTGATAGTTCTGAGGATGAAGCAGGAATTGTTGATTCAGATGCCAGTACCAGATCTCCAGATAATTCACAAATATCCGACTTCTCAGATGGTGAAAGCAATG GATCTATTGACTTGGAAAGAACAAACATTCCTAGAAACAGGAGAAAGAACGA CCCTTCAAGCCCTGAGAATTTGACCCTTGACACGATCCTTCGAAGTTCAAGTAGATATAAGAAGGCAAAGATCACAGC